Proteins from a genomic interval of Candidatus Hydrogenedentota bacterium:
- a CDS encoding pyruvate, phosphate dikinase: MAKRSVYFFGGGKADGNESMKDLLGGKGANLAEMCSLGIPVPAGFTITTEMCTAYYENKGRLPKSLEEEVAKALAKVEKVMKKKFGDPKNPLLVSVRSGARRSMPGMMDTVLNVGLTSATVPGLIAKTGNERFVYDSYRRLIMMYADVVMEKAAGIEPAEGKGVRLQMEHAMEAMKKAKGYTDDTQLTAADLKALAEDFKKIVKKCLGKEFPDDAQAQLWGGVKAVFQSWNGKRAIAYRRIERIPDDWGTAVNVQAMVFGNTGETSATGVAFTRNAATGENLFYGEWLVNAQGEDVVAGIRTPSPINKATKGEQSAHLLSLEEASPKIYKQLDGIRTKLEKHYKDMMDIEFTIEESVLWMLQCRVGKRTGMAAVRMAVEMAEAKLISKDTAVMRVAPIQLTELLLPMLDPKAEKVAKVLAKGLPAGPGGSVGQVVFTADDAALWAGKGKKVILVRNETSPEDVHGMHVAEAILTAKGGMTSHAALVARGWGKCCIVGCGSLNIEVARKQMTVGGMVVKEGDWISMNGSQGKVFAGQVPVLPAQPELNPYYKKIMAWADAVRQINVRTNADSPADAAQAVAFGAEGIGLCRTEHMFFDPKRIIHMREMILAEDEAARRKAVMALLPFQRDDFYGLFKAMNGRPVTIRLLDPPLHEFVGGLTADQVAELAKKTGIKEDAINARIKQLHELNPMLGHRGCRLGIAYPEITEMQARAIFEAAAKLVKEKVKVSPEVMVPLIGTKAEMDNQAALIRTIAEEVQKEQKVKFAYMVGTMIEIPRAALTADKIAVTAEFFSFGTNDLTQMGFGYSRDDVGGFLPYYLDKKILPEDPFEVLDQEGIGQLVAMAVERGRSTRPDLKCGICGEHGGEPASVKFCHRVGLNYVSCSPFRVPIARFAAAQAALETPRKCCTGKKCCKKADKKADKKAVKKTSKK; the protein is encoded by the coding sequence ATGGCAAAGCGGAGTGTGTATTTCTTTGGCGGCGGCAAGGCCGACGGCAACGAGTCAATGAAGGATCTGCTCGGCGGCAAGGGGGCCAATCTGGCCGAAATGTGCAGCCTGGGGATCCCGGTCCCGGCGGGTTTCACGATCACGACCGAGATGTGCACCGCCTACTACGAGAACAAGGGCAGGCTGCCGAAGTCGCTGGAGGAGGAGGTGGCGAAGGCGCTGGCGAAGGTCGAGAAGGTGATGAAGAAGAAGTTCGGCGACCCGAAGAACCCGCTGCTGGTCTCGGTGCGCTCGGGCGCGCGCCGCTCGATGCCGGGCATGATGGACACGGTCCTCAACGTCGGCCTGACGTCGGCCACGGTCCCCGGCCTCATCGCGAAGACGGGCAACGAGCGCTTTGTGTACGACTCCTACCGCCGCCTCATCATGATGTACGCGGACGTGGTGATGGAGAAGGCGGCGGGCATCGAGCCGGCCGAGGGCAAGGGCGTCCGTCTCCAGATGGAGCACGCCATGGAGGCCATGAAGAAGGCCAAGGGCTACACCGACGACACGCAGCTCACCGCCGCGGACCTGAAGGCCCTGGCGGAGGACTTCAAGAAGATCGTGAAGAAGTGCCTGGGCAAGGAGTTCCCGGACGACGCGCAGGCGCAGCTCTGGGGCGGCGTCAAGGCCGTGTTCCAGTCCTGGAACGGCAAGCGCGCCATCGCCTACCGCCGCATCGAGCGCATCCCGGACGACTGGGGCACGGCGGTCAACGTGCAGGCCATGGTGTTCGGCAACACGGGTGAGACCAGCGCGACGGGCGTGGCCTTCACCCGCAACGCGGCGACGGGCGAGAACCTGTTCTACGGCGAGTGGCTGGTGAACGCGCAGGGCGAGGACGTGGTGGCGGGCATCCGCACCCCCAGCCCGATCAACAAGGCCACGAAGGGCGAGCAGAGCGCGCACCTGCTCTCGCTGGAGGAGGCCAGCCCGAAGATCTACAAGCAGCTTGACGGCATCCGCACCAAGCTGGAGAAGCACTACAAGGACATGATGGACATTGAGTTCACCATCGAGGAGAGCGTCCTCTGGATGCTCCAGTGCCGCGTCGGCAAGCGCACCGGCATGGCGGCCGTCCGCATGGCCGTCGAGATGGCCGAGGCCAAGCTGATCTCCAAGGACACGGCGGTCATGCGCGTGGCCCCGATCCAGCTCACGGAGCTCCTGCTCCCGATGCTTGACCCGAAGGCCGAGAAGGTCGCGAAGGTCCTGGCCAAGGGCCTGCCCGCGGGCCCCGGCGGCAGCGTCGGCCAGGTCGTCTTCACGGCGGACGACGCGGCCCTGTGGGCCGGCAAGGGCAAGAAGGTCATCCTTGTCCGCAATGAGACCTCCCCCGAGGACGTGCACGGCATGCACGTCGCAGAGGCCATCCTCACGGCGAAGGGCGGCATGACCTCCCACGCGGCGCTCGTCGCCCGGGGCTGGGGCAAGTGCTGCATCGTCGGCTGCGGCAGCCTGAACATCGAGGTGGCCAGGAAGCAGATGACCGTCGGCGGCATGGTGGTGAAGGAGGGCGACTGGATCTCCATGAACGGCAGCCAGGGCAAGGTCTTCGCGGGCCAGGTGCCCGTGCTGCCCGCGCAGCCCGAGCTGAACCCCTACTACAAGAAGATCATGGCGTGGGCCGACGCCGTCCGCCAGATCAACGTGCGCACAAACGCGGACTCCCCGGCGGACGCCGCGCAGGCGGTGGCCTTCGGCGCCGAGGGCATCGGCCTCTGCCGCACCGAGCACATGTTCTTCGACCCCAAGCGCATCATCCACATGCGCGAGATGATCCTGGCCGAGGACGAGGCCGCGCGCCGCAAGGCCGTCATGGCCCTGCTGCCCTTCCAGCGCGACGACTTCTACGGCCTGTTCAAGGCCATGAACGGCCGCCCGGTCACCATCCGCCTGCTTGACCCGCCGCTGCACGAGTTCGTCGGCGGCCTTACGGCCGACCAGGTCGCCGAGCTGGCGAAGAAGACCGGCATCAAGGAGGACGCCATCAACGCCCGCATCAAGCAGCTCCACGAGCTGAACCCGATGCTCGGCCACCGCGGCTGCCGCCTCGGCATCGCCTACCCCGAGATCACCGAGATGCAGGCGCGCGCCATCTTCGAGGCCGCCGCGAAGCTGGTCAAGGAGAAGGTCAAGGTCAGCCCCGAGGTCATGGTCCCGCTCATCGGCACCAAGGCCGAGATGGACAACCAGGCCGCCCTCATCCGCACGATCGCGGAGGAGGTCCAGAAGGAGCAGAAGGTCAAGTTCGCCTACATGGTCGGCACGATGATCGAGATCCCGCGCGCCGCCCTCACGGCCGACAAGATCGCCGTTACCGCCGAGTTCTTCAGCTTCGGCACCAACGACCTCACCCAGATGGGCTTCGGCTACAGCCGCGACGACGTCGGCGGCTTCCTGCCCTACTACCTCGACAAGAAGATCCTCCCCGAGGACCCGTTCGAGGTGCTGGACCAGGAGGGCATCGGCCAGCTCGTGGCCATGGCCGTCGAGCGCGGCCGCTCCACCCGCCCCGACCTCAAGTGCGGCATCTGCGGCGAGCACGGCGGCGAGCCGGCCTCGGTGAAGTTCTGCCACCGCGTCGGCCTCAACTACGTGTCGTGCAGCCCCTTCCGCGTCCCGATCGCCCGCTTCGCGGCGGCGCAGGCGGCGCTGGAAACCCCGCGCAAGTGCTGCACCGGCAAGAAGTGCTGCAAAAAGGCCGACAAGAAGGCTGACAAGAAGGCCGTGAAGAAGACCTCGAAGAAGTAA